AAAGATGGCATAAAAAGACCATCTGGTTCTAAATGGGATATAGGAGCATATGAGTTTGAAAAAAACTAAAACCAAACTTATAGACTTTAAAATCAATATAATTCTTTGTGGGATAATGGATTAAGTCAAATTTCAGTTTTCTAATTAGTGTTTAATTTATTTTTCAGTTTCAACTCAACTTTCAATTTTTTCAACATATCTTTCTGCAACTGACTCATCTTACTTATCTGTCTTATAATCAATCCTTTAACATTTATATATCCAATCTGTATCTTTCTTAATTGCTCAATTATGTTTTTAAAAGTAAGTGAATATTTCCCACCTTTNNNNNNNNNNNNNNNNNNNNNNNNNNNNNNNNNNNNNNNNNNNNNNNNNNNNNNNNNNNNNNNNNNNNNNNNNNNNNNNNNNNNNNNNNNNNNNNNNNNNACCTTTTCATCAAATAATTCAGGATAAAAACCACTATCTTTCTCCTCTACTAATTCCTCTATCTTTCTGTGTGTTAAACATGTTATATAATCAAATCCCTCTTTTTCTAATTCATCCATCCTTGTTTCTGTTATCATCCCTCTATCTCCTATCAATACAGCTTTTTCTATTCCATAATCCCTTTTCATTTCCTCTATCCTTCCTTTTATTGTGCTTTGATCAGATACATTCCCTCTAAATACTTCTATTGATATTGGATAACCCTCTTTATCTAACACCAACCCCATTACTATCTGTTTTTTACCTTCTTTTTTATCACGATTATACCCGAATTCACTTATCTCTGATTTCTCCCCTTCAAAATAACTACTCGTAATATCATATAAAAATAAAATGGGACTTCCTCTCTTCTCATATAATCTTGCCTCTATTTTACTTTTCCTCTCTATCAACCAGTCCATCGCTTCATATAAATCATCTACCCTTAATCTATCATAATCTAACTTAAAATACTCCTTAAATGCTTCTTGTCTTGCCTTTATCCATCTTGTATTCTCTAATTTTGAACCAGGATGTAATATACGACCTATTATCATCATCAAAACCAATTCCCTCTCTTTTTTCTTCTTTGAATAAATTATCTCATCCAATCCTTCTTCCCTCATAATCTCATATAAAACTCCTATATCCCCAAAATCCACTCCTTTCTCAAACTCTAAATCCTCTATCTTATAACTTATCTCATGTCTCTTTATCGCTAATTCTATACTCCTTATTAAATACTCTGGCATCTTACTTAAATTGGCTATAGTCTTCTGCTTTATCTTCCCTTTTTCATAATAACACTGCCTTAATAATATACTCCTATATACCTTCCCTTTATAAACTACTTTATTCCTTTGTATATGCATTTTCCTTCCTTTTTGTGTTTACTCTATGTTTGTATTATACCTCATTATAAAAAATCTGTCAAAAGTTATTTTCAAAATATTAGTGTTTATATTGGGAAAATAAAAATCTTGTCTCTTTTCTTGTCTATCAATTATTCCCTGAATTTATCTTCTGGTAAGTTGAGTTAAAAGGATGTCGTAGTATAAATTGTTCTTTATGGACATTTAGAGAAGGTAAAAATCCAAAATTGAAAGGTAAAAGAAAAAGTAATTTAAAACTTAACCCGATAAAAGTTGGATAAAAAATGATAGTTGATGAGAGAATTTTTAAAAAATTAAACAAGATTTTTAAATGGATAATGGAAAAATTACCCAAAAAATTTTTGAGGTAATTTTTAAAAAATGGCAGAAAAAATACTAAAAAGATTGCTAAATATAAAAGAAGCCAATCAGTATTTGGGTATATCATCAAAAACTTTATATAAATGGGTAAATGAAAAAAGGATTCCCTATGTTAAAGTTGGTGGAAAATTTTTAAGATTTGATATTGAAAAACTGAATAAATGGATTGAACAGCATACGGTAGAAGAGTTAAAAATTTTGAAAAATTTAGAAATATAAGTTATAATCAAAAAGGAGACAAAATGAGAGTATTTGAGAGAAATGGCAATTGGTGGATAGATTATACTTTCAATGGTAAAAGACATAGGAAGAAAATAGGAAAAAGCAAAAAACTTGCAGAGAAGGTTCTTGCAAAAATACAAACAATGATAATTGAAAAGAAATATTTTGATATAAAAGAAGACAAAGAAATTAAATTTAAAGAAATGGCTGATTTGTTTTTAGATAATTATGCGAAAAGTAATAAATCATCTTGGATTAGGGATACGATAAGTATAAAACATTTGAATGAATTTTTTGGAGAGAAAAATATAGGTGAAATAACAAGTTTTGATATAGAAAATTATAAAAAGAAACGTATAGAAGAAGGCGTAAAATATGCGACGATAAATAGAGAATTAACATGCCTTAAGACGATATTTAACAAGGCAGTTGAATGGGGAAAATTAAATACAAATTCTCCAAAGATAAAACTTTACAAAGAAAATAATATGAGGATAAGATATTTAACAGAAACAGAGGCAAATCTTCTTGTAAATTTTGCTAAAGAACCTTTGAAATCTATAATAATTATTGCATTAAATACAGGGATGAGACTTGGAGAAATTGTAAGTTTAAGATGGAGAGATATAGATTTTAATACAGAAACAATAACTGTATGGAGAACAAAAAATAAAGAAAAAAAGGTAGTTCCTATGAATAAAATAGTTGTAGAAACTTTGAGATACGCGGAAACATTAAGAGACCCTTTAAATGAGTTTGTATTTTATAGTAAAATTATAGAAACTGGACATATAAGTAAACATCATGTTTCCCATATGTTCAATAAACTTATTAAGGAATTAAATATAAAAGATTTCAGATTTCACGATTTGAGACATACTTTTGCAAGTTGGCTTGTAATGAAAGGAGTTGACCTTAAAACTATTCAGGAATTGTTAGGACATAAAACATTTTCAATGGTTCTAAGGTATGCACATCTATCCCAGGAGCATAAAAAGAAAAGTGTGGAATTGCTAACAGAAAGTTGGCACTATTTTGGCACCGGAGAGAAAATAACAGATAGAGGAAATAATTTAAGTGATTTACCTTCAATGACTTGCCGGGATGGCGGAAAGGAAGACGCAACGGACTTAAAATCCGTTGGGAGCTTGCTCCCGTGAGGGTTCGAATCCCTCTCCCGGCATTTTTTATTTATAGAATTTAATTTTAACTGGTCACACTTTGAAATTACCTATCCTGATTTTTTAACCTGAGAGAAATATGTTGAAAAATTTGACTTTTTGCCGATTTTATGATATAATATATTGTGAAAATAGAAACAAAAAAAATTATTTTTTATGAAGATTTTAGATAAAGTTAAATCAATACTTGATTTTATTTCATATCAGTTAAAAAAAGAGAAAAAGAAGCCAATCCACTTAAAATTCCTGTTCTGCATCCTTTAATTGTTGGGGTATCAGGAGTTGGTAAAAGTGCTCTTGCTTATGAAATTGCCTTACAATATACTGCTGAACCTGTTGTAGTACATTTAGGAATGATACCACAGGAAGAAGTTGGAGGAATACTGAAACTTGAAGGAGATTTACTTGAATACAAATTACCATACTGGACCGAAAGTAAAGTTGTAATTCTTGATGAAAGTTGAGAAAATTTCCCTATCCCACCTTTAAGGTGGACAGCGGAGATCAAGATTAAAAATTTAGTGGCTAAAAACGAACATAACCCTATAATACCTCCTTCCTAAAAAATTTGTCAATATTAAATTAATTCCTGTCTTACGCCGTATTAAACAGATTTTTTAAGAGTTCACTAAAAGTGTTACAAGTGTTTTTTAGTTTTTCAAAATTGTATTGATGGATTTTAAGATATTTCCATTCCGTTTTTGATTGCTTACTAATGTCCTCACACCACTTCTTAATTGCTTCATCTTTTTTGTCAGTATCTTCATATTCTCTCCCCTTTGTTTCAATAATCCAATGAATTATTTCTCCGTTACTTTTTTGAATAGCGACAAAATCTGGGTAGTAAAATCTTATAGCACCTCTTGAACTTAAATAATCAATTGAAAATTTTTCAGCCAGCGCAGCAAATTTTTCAATGTCTGAACATTTATCAAGAAATTCTGCAAATTCTGCTTCAAAGTCATTATAAACAGCAACAAAGTTAAATACGGTCTTTTTACATCTTAAATGTTTTCTTCTCCAAATAAATGGTGGAATTTTAGAAAGTTTGAAAGAACCCAATTTTACCACTTCTTTTTTTGTCTCAATAGAAATCTCGCCTATCTTTTTTACCAATAAATCAATAATTGCATCCTGAATTGAAATATCGGTTAAGTGTCTCCTTAATTTATCGTCCTCAATATCTTTTATCTTTGTTTCAAAACATCTTTCAAGAAGGTATCTTTCAACTATTGGGTATAAATTATTAAATTCACAAGTAAGGCGAGTTCTTTTCATAACCTCACGAACTATGTAAGAGACAAGTTCCCTACCAGAAGACAGAGTAGTAGCAGGTAACGAGGCGATGTGGACTTCTGTTTCAGTTACAGGGAACTCCATTTTTAAAAAAATTTTTCTCTCTTCTTCAAGTTTATCTGAGGAATAAAGCGATGGAATCTTTAATGGATCTAAAGTTTCTATCTTTTTATAGTTTCTTGAGAACCTAAACTCTGTTTGAGGAATTTCAATATCATAAATCAATCTTGATTTTTCAGGTGCAATCGTCACAGGCAGAGGTGGTGGTGTCTTTGTTGTATTAATACCCACACCTTCTTTTTCAAGTTCACGGACAAACTCTTCAAACGCTTCTGTTCCCATTACTTCAAGGGTTTGGGTGTGGTCTGGGCTTATACCACTCATTAATCTAAGTCCTCTTCCCACTGCCTGCTCAGGTAAAATCTGTGCTTGGGATGTAAATGGTCTTAAACCTAATACTATACTTACATTTTGCACATCCCAGCCTTCTCTTAACATCATATTGCTTACGATTATTTTGATTTTGTTATCAGGCTCATCTATTCTTCTCGCTAATTCTCTTAATTTTGGAAGGTCTTTTTCAGAGATTTTTATCTCGGTTCATTTACCTGCCAGGCAATGTCTCTTACAACAGGTCTTTTTTCTTTCGGTCCAATTCCATCCATCCAGTGATAACCTGATGCAAAATTTCCACCAGGATATCTCATAACTGTCATTTTTAATCTTTTTAAATTTTCAATTACATCTTTTCTAAAACCATTTTCGTCAGATAAAGGACTTTTGGGTTCATAAACACCTCCATAAACCGCTCTTCCAATATGCTCAAGAAAACCACCAAATATTCTTCTGTCAACCCTATCAATTTTAAATTTTGAATGAAGATAGATAATATTTTTTCCCATATTCTTTCCTTCTTTTTAAGAAGTTATTGTATCACAAAAATTTAGAAAAAAAGAAAATACTTTTAAAAAAATTTTTGCTAATTTGGTTAATGGTTAGATAAGATTTTTTTAATTTGACAAAAAATTTAACAAATTACTTGACAAATTGTAAAACATTATGTAAAATTTTTTGCATGGGAATAAATGACCTTTTTTTAAGTTTTGAAAAGAGAAGAGATATAGAAAAAGAAAAGAAATATAAAATTGCTCAAAAGGCAATTGAATTTATTAATATTGGAGAAGAAATATTTTTAGGTGCTGGTACAACTGTTTCTTATGTTGGAGAACTGCTTGCAAAATCATCATCTCATTTTATGTTAAAAGTATGGACAAATAATATTTTTATTTTAAATCTTTACCTGAAAGAATATGATAAATTCTTTTCAGAAAATTTTGTTGGTATTGTCAGTGGCGAAATATCAAGGAAAAATTTAAGCATAGTTAATATATACTTACCATTTTCTAAAGTTGATAAACTTATTATTGGAACTCCCGGCTTCTCTGTAAAAGGTTTAACATCTGACGATGCCTATACAGTTCAGCAGGTGGAACATCTTATGAAAAAAGCACAGAAAATTATAATAGTTGCGGATGATACAAAAATAGGAAGGGATTGTATCTATCAAACAAGGAGTATGAGAATGATAAAAATGGATTTAAAAAATAAGAAAGAATATGTACTAATAACCACAGGTTCATCAGAAAAAAATTTTATATCAACCATAAAAAAATTTAAAGAGATTGGAATAAAAGTTGTTTTAGTTTAGAAAGGAGGTAGAAAAATGATAATCTGTGATTTATGCGGTAAAGAAAAGAGAGAAGAAGAAATTTATGCTTTTTATCCCGAAGATTCAAGTTATATCTGTAAAGAATGTTTTGAAAAGATTAAAAATAAGGAGAAAGAACAGTAATGTGTGGTATTTTTGGTTTTAAAGGCAAAGGAGATGTAAAGGAAATAATAAAAACCGGGTTAAAAATACTTGAATACAGGGGTTATGATTCCTGTGGTTTTTTTTTCAATAGTAAAGAATTTGCTTTTTATAATAAAAAAGTCGGGAAAGATAAAATAGAAGAACTTGTTGAATCACTGCCTTTTAAAATAGATAAAGAAGTTATTATAATTTCGCATACAAGATGGGCAACACATGGTTTAATATCTGAAAAAAATGCTCATCCTCATTTTGACTGTAAAAATGAAATAGCAGTTGTTCATAATGGGATTATAGAAAATTATCAATTTTTGAAAAAACAACTTGAAAAAAATGGGCATAAATTTATTTCCCAGACAGACACAGAAATTGTACCCCATTTAATAGAAGAAAATTTAAAAAAAGATAAAAATATAATTTCTGCTGTTATTTCTTCTGTTAAAAAGATGGAAGGTTCTTTTGCTTTATTGATAACAAAAAAGGGAGAAGATTTTATTATAGGTGTAAAAAAAAATTCTCCACTTGTTATTGGTTTTGATGGAGAAAATTTTTATTTTGCTTCTGACCCAATTCCAATCTCCCAATATACAAAAAAAATGATTTTTCTTGAAGAAAATGAAATTTTCTATCTTGATTCAGAGATTAAATTTTATAACTTTAAAAGGGATATAGAGATTGAAAAAAGGTTTGAGGAGATTGAGTTAAAAGAAATAAGAATATCAAAAGAAAACTTTGATTCTTATATGCTTAAGGAAATATATGAGCAACCTGAATCTATTGAGAGAACATTGAAATATTTTTTGAATGAAACTTTTGAAAAGTTAACAAAACAGTTTAATCCAGAAAGAATTATTATAACAGGTTGTGGAACAAGTTGGCATGCAGGTCTTATTGGAGAATATTTTATTGAAGATTTACTTGAAATTCCTGTTGAAGTTGAATATGCATCAGAATTAAGATACAGAAATCCAGTCGTTGATGGAAAAACTCTTCTTCTTACCATCTCTCAATCAGGAGAAACAGCGGATACTATTGGAGCGATAAAAAGATTAAAGAGTAAATGTAAAATTTTTTCTATATGTAATGTGGAAAAAAGTACTGTTTCAAGAGAAAGTGATTTTGTTTTAATGACAAAAGCAGGTCCTGAAATTGGAGTTGCTTCTACAAAAGCATTTACATCACAGATTCTTGTTTTATATCTTTTTGTTCTTACCTTTCTTTTTAAAAATAGAAAAATAGGAAAAGAAAAATTTTTTAGTAAATGTAATGAGATATTAAAATTGAAGGAAAGAATGGTTTTTTTTCTTAAAAATAACAATGTTGAGAATATCGCAGAGAAATTAATTTTTAAAACAAATGCTTTATATCTTGGAAGGAGAGTTAATTTCCCTGTTGCACTTGAAGGAGCACTGAAGTTGAAAGAAGTAAGTTATATTCATGCAGAAGGTTATCCAGCAGCAGAAATGAAACATGGACCAATAGCACTCATAGATGAAAATATGCCGGTAATATTTATATGTGTAAAGGATAAACTTTTGAAAAAAGTAATTTCAAATATGGAAGAGGTGAAAACAAGGAAGGGTTATGTTATTTCTGTTTGTGATTTTATTTCAGATGATATAAAAAAATTATCAGATGAGATTATACTTATTCCACATATAAAAAATGAGTATTTAAAAGTATTTTTAACAATTCTACCCTTACAGTTGCTTTCTTATTATGTTGCCAGAAAAAAAGGTCTTGATGTTGATAAACCGAGGAATCTTGCTAAATCTGTGACTGTTGAATGAATCTTTAACTTTTTGCAATTGTGGTAATTATAACTCTTTTTGCTCCATTTTTAAGTAAAAGTTTTCTGCACTCTTCTGTTGTTGCACCTGTAGTATAAACATCATCTATAAGAAGAACTATTTTATCCTTTATAATATCCTTATTCTTTATTCCGAAAGTATCCTTTACATTTTCTTTTCTTTCCTTTTCACTTAATTCTGTTTGGGAGACTGTGTTTTTTAGTTTTACCATAACATTCTGGTACATCCTTTTTTTAGTTTTTTTTGAAAGATAGGTTCCTATTAAAGCACTCTGATTAAACCCTCTTATAAATTCTTTTTTCCAGTGAAGGGGAACAGGTATAATTATGTCAAATTCAATATTTTCCTTTTTTACTCTATCTTCAATGAGTGAGGCAAAATTTACTGCATAATATTTCCTTCCTTCATATTTATATCTGGTAATTGCTTCTTTTAAAGGTCCTTCATATTTTCCTATATGTATTCTGTCTTTAAATGTTTCATTAATAAAAATAATTTTAGAAAAACAGTCATTGCAAAAACCATAAAAATTTTCTTTATCTTTTTCACAACCCATACAGTTTTTCTTCAATAAATTCCTGCCAATTAGACATATAAAGTTATTTATTTTACAATAGATTTTATGAAATTTAAGACAAAATATATTTTTAAGGGTTTTTGGATTAATTTTTTCTTCTCCTTTTTTATATTACTTTTTATTTTTATGCTTAAAAGTTTTTTTCAGATTTTTGATTTAATTGTTAAAGGTAGTTTCTCATTTTTACCACTTATTAAATTTTTTGGTTTTACAGTTTTGGCATCACTTGAATATATAATACCTCTAACAGTGCTTGTTGCTTCAATGTCTTTTTTTTCAACTCTTTATACTGATAGAGAACTACAAATTTTCGCATTTTCAGGTATTTCAAATTTATTTCTGATTAAACCTCTAATTATTTTTTCTATTATTTTTACACTTTTTCTTTTTTATTTCAATCTTTTTATTTTACCCGATATAAGATTTGCAAATATAAATGTTATACATCAATTGAAAATAAGAAATCCTCTTTCAATAATAATTGAAAAGGAGGTAATAAAAGATATTCCAGGAACAACAATATATATTGAAAAGGTTTTTAGAAATTTCAATTTAAAAAATATTTCAATTACAAAAAGAGAGAATAATTCAACATTCTTTTTAAAGGCAGAGAAAGGTAGGGTTGTTTATAATCCGAATGAGAATAAACTTGTATTCATCCTTGAAAATGGGAATTTTCTAAATTATACTGAAGGTTCTATAAATTCAGTTGATTTTAAAAATTATGAGTTTTATCTTGAGTTAACAGAAGATTTTAAGAGGACAGAAGTTAAACGACAAATTCCTGAACTAAATTTTATAGAACTTAAAAAGATTAAAAGTGTTGAAGCAATGACTGAACTTCATGAAAGGTGTGTATATGCTCTTACGCCTTTAATTTTACTTTTACTCGGTTCTGGTATAGGAATGAATTTAAGACAGAAGAACAGGATTTTGTATATAGGGATTGGAGGATTTATAAGTATAATATTTTTTGAACTTTTAATGGTAGGTGAAATACTTGTAAGAAAATTTGAAGTGCCATATTTTACTTATTTACCACTTTTTATCTTTGCTTTATTAACAAAAAAATTCTGGAAATGAGAAAAAAGTTTTTGTATATATTTTTAAATTTTCTGAAATTCTTTTTCATAATATCTCTTTTATTTGTCATACTTTTTCTTATAATTCAGATTCTTGATGATTTAACAGATTTCCTGGTTCACAGAAAAACATTTATTTTGAAGAATTATTTATATACCTGCCCTCTTTTATTTGTACAGATATCTCCAATTATAACAACCCTTTCAACAATGTTAATCCTTTCAGAGATGTTGAAAAATAATGAGATAAAAATTCTTTTTCTTTCAGGTATTAATCCCCGGAAAGTATTTTCAATATTTCTTTTCTGTGGTTTTTTTGCATCTGTTTTTACTTTTGTTCTTAAAAATTATGTTTCTCCACCACTTATGAGAAAACTGAGTAATCGTATTATACAGTCATCAATTGCTTTTTCTTCTCCAAAATACTTTTTTTATT
This bacterium DNA region includes the following protein-coding sequences:
- the glmS gene encoding glutamine--fructose-6-phosphate transaminase (isomerizing) — encoded protein: MCGIFGFKGKGDVKEIIKTGLKILEYRGYDSCGFFFNSKEFAFYNKKVGKDKIEELVESLPFKIDKEVIIISHTRWATHGLISEKNAHPHFDCKNEIAVVHNGIIENYQFLKKQLEKNGHKFISQTDTEIVPHLIEENLKKDKNIISAVISSVKKMEGSFALLITKKGEDFIIGVKKNSPLVIGFDGENFYFASDPIPISQYTKKMIFLEENEIFYLDSEIKFYNFKRDIEIEKRFEEIELKEIRISKENFDSYMLKEIYEQPESIERTLKYFLNETFEKLTKQFNPERIIITGCGTSWHAGLIGEYFIEDLLEIPVEVEYASELRYRNPVVDGKTLLLTISQSGETADTIGAIKRLKSKCKIFSICNVEKSTVSRESDFVLMTKAGPEIGVASTKAFTSQILVLYLFVLTFLFKNRKIGKEKFFSKCNEILKLKERMVFFLKNNNVENIAEKLIFKTNALYLGRRVNFPVALEGALKLKEVSYIHAEGYPAAEMKHGPIALIDENMPVIFICVKDKLLKKVISNMEEVKTRKGYVISVCDFISDDIKKLSDEIILIPHIKNEYLKVFLTILPLQLLSYYVARKKGLDVDKPRNLAKSVTVE
- a CDS encoding ComF family protein; amino-acid sequence: MKKNCMGCEKDKENFYGFCNDCFSKIIFINETFKDRIHIGKYEGPLKEAITRYKYEGRKYYAVNFASLIEDRVKKENIEFDIIIPVPLHWKKEFIRGFNQSALIGTYLSKKTKKRMYQNVMVKLKNTVSQTELSEKERKENVKDTFGIKNKDIIKDKIVLLIDDVYTTGATTEECRKLLLKNGAKRVIITTIAKS
- a CDS encoding IS1634 family transposase → MHIQRNKVVYKGKVYRSILLRQCYYEKGKIKQKTIANLSKMPEYLIRSIELAIKRHEISYKIEDLEFEKGVDFGDIGVLYEIMREEGLDEIIYSKKKKERELVLMMIIGRILHPGSKLENTRWIKARQEAFKEYFKLDYDRLRVDDLYEAMDWLIERKSKIEARLYEKRGSPILFLYDITSSYFEGEKSEISEFGYNRDKKEGKKQIVMGLVLDKEGYPISIEVFRGNVSDQSTIKGRIEEMKRDYGIEKAVLIGDRGMITETRMDELEKEGFDYITCLTHRKIEELVEEKDSGFYPELFDEKV
- a CDS encoding helix-turn-helix domain-containing protein, translating into MAEKILKRLLNIKEANQYLGISSKTLYKWVNEKRIPYVKVGGKFLRFDIEKLNKWIEQHTVEELKILKNLEI
- a CDS encoding LptF/LptG family permease, with the translated sequence MKFKTKYIFKGFWINFFFSFFILLFIFMLKSFFQIFDLIVKGSFSFLPLIKFFGFTVLASLEYIIPLTVLVASMSFFSTLYTDRELQIFAFSGISNLFLIKPLIIFSIIFTLFLFYFNLFILPDIRFANINVIHQLKIRNPLSIIIEKEVIKDIPGTTIYIEKVFRNFNLKNISITKRENNSTFFLKAEKGRVVYNPNENKLVFILENGNFLNYTEGSINSVDFKNYEFYLELTEDFKRTEVKRQIPELNFIELKKIKSVEAMTELHERCVYALTPLILLLLGSGIGMNLRQKNRILYIGIGGFISIIFFELLMVGEILVRKFEVPYFTYLPLFIFALLTKKFWK